A segment of the Entomomonas moraniae genome:
GGAGTGTATATTACGGTACTGAGGCATTATTCAACCACCCAGCAAACCTTGCAGGAAAATTTTATACAGGATTACAAAAAGGAACTACTTGGTTATTAGAGCATGGTGGCGAAGGGTGTGAAAAAATCATTGCTCGCAATTGGCCACATGTAAAACTTGAAGACGGTATTGCCACAATCAATCGTTTCTGTAAAGAGGGTATGTGGACATCATCCATTGAAATAACCGAACAAGAACTCACTCGCTGGCAAGGATTTTTAGTAGAGGGTGATATTCTTGATGCACCATTACCCTACGATCAAGTTGTCAAGAAAGTAATTTGACCCTTTAATTGACCTACCCTATTTAAGGCTACAATCATGCAAAAATTTTTAAAGTTTCTTAATGGATTATCGGGCAGAATCATCATTGGGATGATTCTTGGGGTTATTGTCGGGCTCTTAATTCAGGCGTATAAAACAAACTACACTATTACTTTTGGGCTAATTACCCAAATAGATTATAATGCATTATCTACAATATTAGACTCGACCCCTACCTACCTTGATATGCTGGGAAAGATGTTCCTCAATTTAATGAACATGTGCATTCCTTTCTTGATTTTTGGCTCAATAGTGATGTCTGTTTCATCACTTGACTTAAAAGAGTTTAGTAGCATAGGAGGCAAGACACTATTACTATTTCTTATCACAACGGCTTGTGCATCCTTTCTTGCTGTTCTCATATCTTACTTCTTACCTTTTGCTAGTGACCCAGTACAAGCAGCAAAAGCTATCGCAGAAGGACACGCAACCCAACAAGTCAGTGTAAAAGCTATTATCTTAAACTTCTTCCCAAGTAATGTGTTTGTTGCGTTCACCACTCCTATAGTATTACAAGTAATTGTTTTTGGTTGCCTATTTGGTCTTTGTATTAACATGTTAAAAGATACTGTACCGGGCGTTTCAACCCTATTGGAAGTGACCCTAGCGTTCCGTACCGTGATCATGAAAATTATCACACTTGTTATGTACATTGCACCTATCGGTATCTTTGGTATTTTATCTTTCACTATTGCCGACAAAGGGTTACATACGCTGATCTCTTTAGGCCAAGTTCTACTTTATATTACGCTGATTAATATCATATTTTTAGTTCTATACTTTTTATATATTTCGATCCGCTACGGTTTAAGCATAGGGATGTTAGTAAAAAAATGCGCTAATGTGATTATTTTTGCAATGACAACAACTTCAACTGCGATGAGTTTACCTATCGCAATGCAAGATGCAAAATATCTCGGGGTTAAAGAAAAACTGTCTAACTTTATTTTACCCCTTGGTAACTCTTTAAATACTAATGGTGGACCAATCACTAACGTTGTGATCATTGTTGCAGCGATGTCCTTAAGTGGTACACCAATGGATATTACGTTCTATATCTTATTAGGTATATATGCAACCATCGCGGCCTTTGGTAATCCAGGTGTAATTGGTGGTGCCCTTGTTTCATTAGCCGTTGTTTGTGATTTAGCCAAAGTTCCATTAGATGTTGCAGTTATCTTCTTTGGTGTTGACTACTTCTTAGGAATCACCCGTGTACCCTGCAACATTATGGGTAGTATTTTCTGCTCTGTCATGATGGCTAAAAAACGTGGTGAGTTTGATAAAGAGATATTTAATACTCCGCTTGAACAATTGAAACAAGCTGAAACCAAACAATAATCGAATATGGGTAACATTACGACTTATTGCTATAAAATAGCTACAAAAGCAAACAGAAATTGAGGCATATATGAGTACATTTGATTTAATCATTAAGAATGGCTTGGTTATTTTGGATTCAGGCGAAGTTTATATTGACGTTGCCGTTAAAAATGGAAAAATAGCTGCTATTGGCTATGATCTTGGTGAAGCAAAAGAGATTGTGGATGCTCAAGGTCTTATTGTGAGCCCAGGGATGGTTGATGTTCATGTTCATATGATTGATCCAGGCGGCATCCGTGCTGACTGGGAAGGCTATGTCACAGGAACTAAGGCTTGCGCTAAAGGTGGTGTAACTACTTTTATTGAGATGCCTTTGAACCAACTTCCAGCAACCATTGACAGAGAAAGTATTCAAAAGAAATACGCAGCAGGTAAAGACAAAATCTATGTTGATGTTGCTTCTTTTGGTGGTTTAGTGCCAC
Coding sequences within it:
- a CDS encoding dicarboxylate/amino acid:cation symporter codes for the protein MQKFLKFLNGLSGRIIIGMILGVIVGLLIQAYKTNYTITFGLITQIDYNALSTILDSTPTYLDMLGKMFLNLMNMCIPFLIFGSIVMSVSSLDLKEFSSIGGKTLLLFLITTACASFLAVLISYFLPFASDPVQAAKAIAEGHATQQVSVKAIILNFFPSNVFVAFTTPIVLQVIVFGCLFGLCINMLKDTVPGVSTLLEVTLAFRTVIMKIITLVMYIAPIGIFGILSFTIADKGLHTLISLGQVLLYITLINIIFLVLYFLYISIRYGLSIGMLVKKCANVIIFAMTTTSTAMSLPIAMQDAKYLGVKEKLSNFILPLGNSLNTNGGPITNVVIIVAAMSLSGTPMDITFYILLGIYATIAAFGNPGVIGGALVSLAVVCDLAKVPLDVAVIFFGVDYFLGITRVPCNIMGSIFCSVMMAKKRGEFDKEIFNTPLEQLKQAETKQ